The DNA window CGTCACGCTCGTCGCCTCCCGCAAGGCGCAGCGATGACCCCGGCCATGGTGGTCAGGTTCGCAGAGGTGCGAGCTTCTCGAGAGCTAGAGCGAGCGTGTCGTCGCGCTTGCAGAATGCCCATCGCACGAGATGACGACCCCGCTCGGAGTCCGCGTAGAACACTGCCGACGGGATGGCTACCACGCCGTACCTCCTCGGCAGCGCACGACAGAACTCGACCCCGTCGTCGAACCCCAGCGGACGAATGTCGGTCGTGACGAAGTACGTCCCGGCCGGTGTGAAGACCTCGAGGCCGAGGTCGCGCAGGCCGGCGCACAGCAGGTCGCGCTTGCCCTGGAGGCTGTCGCGCAGCGCGTCGAGCGGCGGCTGCCCCAGGCGCAGGCCGGCTGCGACGGCCGGCTGGAAGGGCGCACCCGAGGTGTAGGTGAGGAACTGCTTCGCGGTGCGCACGGCGGTCACCAGCTCGGCCGGCCCGGTGACCCACCCGACCTTCCAGCCGGTGACGGAGAAGGTCTTGCCGGCCGACGACACCGACACCGTCCGCTCGCGCATCCCCTCGAGCGTCGCGGGCGGCACGTGGGCCCGGCCGTCGTAGACCATGTGCTCGTAGACCTCGTCGCTCACGACGAGCAGGTCGTGCTCCACCGCGACGGCGGCCACGGCCGCGACCTCCTCCGGCGAGAGCACCGCGCCCGTCGGGTTGTGCGGGCTGTTGAGGAGGATCAACCGCGTACGCGGCGTCACGGCCGCACGGAGCGCGTCGACGTCGAGGGCGTAGGACGGCGGGCGCAGCGTCACCGGAACCAGCACCCCGCCGGCCATCGCGACGCTCGCGCCGTAGCTGTCGTAGAACGGCTCCAGCGCCACCACCTCGTCGCCGGGCTCGACCAGGGCGAGCATCGCCGCGGCGATGGCCTCGGTGGCACCGGTCGTGACGAGCACCTCGGTGTCGGGGTCCCAGCTCAACCCGTAGCAGCGCAGCTGGTGCTCGGCGACCGCATGGCGCAGCTCCGCGGTGCCGGGCCCGGGCGGGTACTGGTTGACCCCGCTGCGGATCGCCTCCACCGCGGCCTCGAGCACCTCGACCGGACCGTCGGTGTCGGGGAAGCCCTGGCCCAGGTTGACCGAGCCGGTCTCGACCGCGAGCGCGGTCATCTCGGCGAAGATCGTCGTTCCGAGCCCGTGCAGCCGGCGCGCGAGAGGTGCCACGGCCGCCACTCTCGCACGGCGAGCCACGGGTGGCAGAGTCGCGGTCATGCCCACAGCCCTGGTCACCGGAGCCTCGTCCGGCATCGGCGCCGCCTTCGTCGAACGCCTCGCGGCGCGCGGCTTCGACCTCGTGCTCGTCGCTCGGGACGCGGCGCGGCTGGAGATCCGCGCTGCGGAGGTGCGCGACGCGTACGCGGTGGCCGCCGAGGTCCTGCCCGCCGACCTCTCCGACCGTGAGCAGCTGCGGCTCGTGGAGGTGCGGCTCTCCGACCCCGAGCGGCCGGTGGACCTGCTCGTCAACAACGCCGGCTTCTCGCTCGGCGCCGACTTCGGCGAGAGCGACGTGCGCGACGAGGAGCGGCTGCTCGACGTGCTCGTGCGCGCGGTGGTGGTGCTGTCGAAGGCGGCGCTGCCCGGCATGGTCGAGCGGGGCGGGGGAGCGGTCATCAACGTCTCGAGCATCGCCGGACTCCTGCCCAACGGCACCTACTCCGCAGCCAAGGCCTACGTCACCTCCTTCACCGAGGGGCTCGCCACCTCGCTCGCCGGCACCGGAGTGCGCGTGCAGGCGCTGTGCCCCGGGCTCACGCACACGGAGTTCCACTCGCGTGCGGGGCTCGACCTGCGGCGCGCGCCCTCGTTCGTGTGGACCACTGCCGAGCAGGTCGTCGACACCAG is part of the Motilibacter peucedani genome and encodes:
- a CDS encoding pyridoxal phosphate-dependent aminotransferase, translating into MAPLARRLHGLGTTIFAEMTALAVETGSVNLGQGFPDTDGPVEVLEAAVEAIRSGVNQYPPGPGTAELRHAVAEHQLRCYGLSWDPDTEVLVTTGATEAIAAAMLALVEPGDEVVALEPFYDSYGASVAMAGGVLVPVTLRPPSYALDVDALRAAVTPRTRLILLNSPHNPTGAVLSPEEVAAVAAVAVEHDLLVVSDEVYEHMVYDGRAHVPPATLEGMRERTVSVSSAGKTFSVTGWKVGWVTGPAELVTAVRTAKQFLTYTSGAPFQPAVAAGLRLGQPPLDALRDSLQGKRDLLCAGLRDLGLEVFTPAGTYFVTTDIRPLGFDDGVEFCRALPRRYGVVAIPSAVFYADSERGRHLVRWAFCKRDDTLALALEKLAPLRT
- a CDS encoding SDR family NAD(P)-dependent oxidoreductase translates to MPTALVTGASSGIGAAFVERLAARGFDLVLVARDAARLEIRAAEVRDAYAVAAEVLPADLSDREQLRLVEVRLSDPERPVDLLVNNAGFSLGADFGESDVRDEERLLDVLVRAVVVLSKAALPGMVERGGGAVINVSSIAGLLPNGTYSAAKAYVTSFTEGLATSLAGTGVRVQALCPGLTHTEFHSRAGLDLRRAPSFVWTTAEQVVDTSLRDLDRGRLVSLPGWTTAVFARVAPLLPRAVLRQVRRS